A single Arachnia propionica DNA region contains:
- a CDS encoding MFS transporter, translated as MRVTNIKSGWYGLVALSLGMVLLFMNTTMINVALPALSSGLGASGGELEWIVSSYNLASLSVLLLGGALGDRFGHRRLLLGGIIAFIAGAVLAAVAKTVIVLLVARVVMGLAASVFTPMSLALIPRLFPPGRRAVATAIWTAAGAVGAPFGPLVGGPMIDRWGWRAVFWLDIVVAVLVLGLCLVFVPGGRARGGERPLPLAQIVVSASGFSLLTWGLINAERTWVAPTTWGPLVLGAVLLVVFVLLETRSRNRLTDLGLLAERRFRISVLVLMLISCVLFGILFVAPSYLQTVLGNNATTGGMMLMPVALTAVIGAVVAGWLARFEALRELILPIALVLVAAGLWLCATSTTSSGYAPMFWGLLTAGLGLGVGQSRGITSGMSTVPDERGGAGAALLNGIRQLGAVLGVALFGSLTGNCYAAGVAGIAGKMPGADGAAIAQSIAAAFAVADGLPSAQAASVRAAASGAYVAAVQTVFGASALVAAVAAAVLATSAAVRGFVQSRP; from the coding sequence ATGCGAGTAACTAACATCAAGAGTGGGTGGTACGGACTCGTCGCCCTGTCGTTGGGCATGGTCCTGCTGTTCATGAACACGACGATGATCAACGTCGCACTGCCCGCATTGTCGTCGGGGCTCGGGGCGAGCGGCGGGGAACTGGAGTGGATCGTGTCCTCCTACAACCTCGCATCCTTGTCCGTGCTGCTGCTGGGCGGCGCGCTGGGGGACCGGTTCGGGCACCGTCGTCTCCTGCTCGGAGGGATCATCGCGTTCATCGCCGGAGCGGTCCTGGCCGCGGTGGCGAAGACGGTGATCGTGCTGCTTGTCGCCCGTGTGGTCATGGGGCTCGCCGCATCGGTTTTCACCCCCATGTCGCTGGCGCTCATTCCCCGGCTCTTCCCGCCCGGGAGACGTGCCGTGGCTACGGCGATCTGGACGGCTGCCGGTGCAGTGGGTGCGCCATTCGGTCCCCTCGTTGGTGGGCCCATGATCGACCGCTGGGGATGGCGCGCCGTGTTCTGGCTCGACATCGTGGTCGCGGTTCTGGTCCTGGGCCTGTGCCTGGTCTTCGTCCCCGGCGGCCGGGCGAGGGGCGGGGAACGCCCGCTGCCCCTGGCGCAGATCGTGGTTTCCGCATCGGGTTTCTCCCTGCTCACCTGGGGACTGATCAACGCCGAACGCACCTGGGTGGCTCCGACCACCTGGGGTCCGCTCGTGCTGGGGGCGGTTCTGCTGGTGGTTTTCGTGCTTCTCGAAACCCGGTCCAGGAATAGGCTCACCGACCTGGGGCTGCTGGCGGAGCGCCGTTTCCGGATCTCGGTGCTGGTCCTCATGCTCATCAGCTGCGTGCTCTTCGGGATCCTGTTCGTAGCGCCCAGCTACCTCCAGACCGTCCTCGGCAACAACGCCACAACAGGGGGGATGATGCTCATGCCGGTGGCGCTGACGGCGGTGATCGGTGCCGTCGTCGCAGGATGGCTGGCCCGGTTCGAGGCGCTTCGGGAACTTATCCTGCCGATCGCGTTGGTGCTCGTGGCGGCCGGACTGTGGTTGTGCGCGACCAGCACGACAAGCAGCGGGTACGCACCGATGTTCTGGGGGTTGCTGACGGCCGGACTGGGTCTCGGCGTCGGTCAGTCGCGAGGCATCACGTCGGGCATGAGCACCGTCCCGGACGAACGCGGCGGGGCCGGCGCTGCCCTGCTCAACGGCATCCGTCAGCTCGGTGCCGTCCTGGGGGTCGCGTTGTTCGGGTCGCTGACCGGGAACTGCTATGCCGCAGGGGTGGCGGGAATCGCCGGGAAAATGCCCGGTGCCGACGGGGCGGCGATCGCCCAGTCCATCGCCGCGGCCTTCGCGGTGGCCGACGGGCTGCCCTCGGCGCAGGCCGCATCCGTCCGGGCAGCCGCATCCGGCGCCTACGTCGCTGCCGTGCAGACGGTGTTCGGGGCCAGCGCACTGGTGGCGGCTGTTGCAGCCGCCGTCCTCGCCACATCCGCCGCGGTGCGCGGTTTCGTACAATCGCGGCCATGA
- a CDS encoding GNAT family N-acetyltransferase, which produces MSESRVRAAQQSDVEALAALAAETFPMACPPEITDKDIAVFVETNLSPERFRAHLDAPLHAVLVHETDEGLDGYLLMMAGDDFLPDPSFGVTHLPAAYLSKCYVRLGSHGGAVSGALLDEAKRIAADDLHVASIWLNTSQDNIRARRFYEKHGFVRVGVKTMPVGDHVCDDYVYEHVLATS; this is translated from the coding sequence ATGAGCGAATCCCGGGTGCGTGCCGCGCAGCAATCGGACGTGGAGGCGCTCGCCGCGTTGGCCGCGGAAACCTTCCCGATGGCCTGCCCGCCCGAGATCACAGACAAGGACATCGCGGTCTTCGTCGAGACGAACCTCAGCCCCGAGCGGTTCCGCGCCCATCTTGATGCGCCACTGCACGCCGTCCTCGTGCACGAGACCGACGAAGGCCTCGACGGCTACCTGCTCATGATGGCCGGCGACGACTTCCTGCCGGATCCCTCCTTCGGGGTCACGCACCTGCCGGCCGCCTACCTGTCCAAGTGCTACGTGCGCCTCGGCAGCCACGGCGGCGCTGTTTCCGGGGCCCTGCTGGACGAGGCCAAGCGCATCGCCGCCGACGACCTCCACGTCGCATCCATCTGGCTCAACACCAGCCAGGACAACATCCGTGCCCGCCGGTTCTACGAGAAACACGGCTTCGTGAGGGTTGGTGTGAAGACCATGCCGGTGGGCGACCATGTCTGCGACGACTACGTGTACGAACACGTCCTCGCGACCTCCTGA
- a CDS encoding GNAT family N-acetyltransferase, which produces MQIVQTVGVGKNGRVMCNDEVSYDADRLPSRDETRTLYDSVGWAAYTDDLDALIRGLENSAVVVTARSGGELIGLARIVSDRATIAYLQDVLVHPSFRRRGIATALVNRAFAPFGRVRQHVLLTDAEPGQRAFYESIGFTEIRDLPGQGCRSFVRFNP; this is translated from the coding sequence GTGCAGATCGTGCAGACGGTGGGTGTGGGGAAGAATGGGCGCGTGATGTGTAACGACGAGGTGAGCTACGACGCCGACCGGCTCCCGTCCCGCGACGAGACGCGGACGCTCTACGACTCCGTGGGATGGGCCGCCTACACCGACGACCTGGATGCGCTGATCCGCGGGCTGGAGAACTCGGCGGTCGTGGTCACCGCGCGGTCGGGAGGGGAACTGATCGGCCTGGCGCGCATCGTCTCCGACCGGGCCACCATCGCCTACCTGCAGGACGTTCTCGTCCACCCCTCCTTCCGGCGTCGCGGAATCGCGACGGCGCTCGTCAACCGGGCCTTCGCCCCCTTCGGCCGGGTGCGCCAGCACGTGCTCCTGACCGACGCGGAACCGGGACAGCGGGCGTTCTACGAGTCGATCGGTTTCACCGAGATCCGCGACCTCCCCGGGCAGGGGTGCAGGTCGTTCGTACGTTTCAATCCGTGA
- a CDS encoding nuclear transport factor 2 family protein, with protein sequence MSDFRRKLAEFFDAENRRDWDNYREFLHPQVEWVLEEDVIKGRERYCETIVAAYAQSASRFRMHQMLEFEDGRRIATLLVDTDGRRSLDIFEFEDGLIRREWEYLLGCGADWNGRSLSYGRGQEDAGEIPL encoded by the coding sequence ATGAGTGATTTCCGAAGGAAACTGGCGGAGTTCTTCGACGCGGAGAACCGGCGGGACTGGGACAACTACCGGGAGTTCCTGCACCCACAGGTCGAATGGGTCCTGGAGGAAGACGTCATCAAAGGGCGTGAGCGCTACTGTGAGACCATCGTCGCTGCATATGCGCAGTCGGCCTCCCGGTTCAGGATGCACCAGATGCTTGAATTCGAGGACGGCAGACGCATCGCCACGCTGCTCGTGGACACGGATGGCAGGCGCTCACTGGACATCTTCGAGTTCGAGGATGGTCTGATCCGCCGGGAATGGGAGTACCTGCTGGGGTGTGGCGCCGACTGGAACGGCAGATCCCTGAGCTACGGCAGGGGACAGGAAGACGCCGGCGAAATACCGCTTTGA
- a CDS encoding CAP domain-containing protein: MKMTRLFAGALLAVVPLVAAPVAQASAGSDAPVQTAAQGAPATVAQSSAAYSRTILAKVNELRASLGLKPVTRYAQLDSIAQDWSDQMASRNSMSHRPQFASGYPSGWNSASENVAMRGGSALSGDIGAQLFEQWRNSPGHYANMVSPDANALGIGLAYNSATKSWYATQNFAGYQNPTGSGLVAS, from the coding sequence ATGAAGATGACGCGTTTGTTCGCGGGTGCCCTGCTTGCCGTCGTGCCGCTCGTCGCGGCTCCGGTCGCCCAGGCCTCCGCCGGATCGGATGCGCCTGTCCAGACGGCCGCGCAGGGTGCTCCTGCGACCGTCGCGCAAAGCAGTGCCGCGTACTCCCGCACCATCCTGGCCAAGGTCAACGAGCTGCGCGCGAGCCTGGGTCTCAAGCCCGTGACCCGCTACGCCCAGCTGGACTCGATCGCCCAGGACTGGTCCGATCAGATGGCGTCGAGGAACTCGATGTCGCATCGGCCGCAGTTCGCCAGCGGCTATCCGAGCGGCTGGAACTCGGCCTCGGAGAACGTCGCCATGCGCGGTGGCAGCGCCCTCAGCGGCGACATCGGTGCCCAGCTCTTCGAGCAGTGGCGGAACTCGCCGGGGCACTACGCCAACATGGTCTCCCCCGACGCGAACGCGCTGGGAATCGGCCTGGCCTACAACTCGGCCACCAAGTCCTGGTATGCCACCCAGAACTTCGCCGGCTACCAGAACCCGACCGGGTCGGGACTTGTCGCCTCCTGA
- a CDS encoding GNAT family N-acetyltransferase — MTGETVIAVPAPDVRVELPGGFVVDTDRGRLDLGRVHRWLSTDAYWALGRSRDFVEQAAAASVNFGVYGPDGAQVGYARVVTDGVAFGWLCDVYVAREVRGRGLGVALSRTVAETFRQLRLKRLMLITPDAHDLYAEVGFVPFPDPEKLMVLGPAGH, encoded by the coding sequence ATGACCGGTGAGACCGTGATCGCGGTGCCCGCCCCCGATGTCAGGGTGGAGCTGCCGGGAGGTTTCGTGGTGGACACGGACCGCGGTCGGCTCGATCTGGGACGCGTACACCGCTGGTTGTCGACGGATGCGTACTGGGCGCTGGGACGGTCCCGCGATTTCGTGGAGCAGGCCGCGGCGGCATCGGTGAACTTCGGCGTGTACGGGCCAGACGGCGCGCAGGTTGGGTACGCGCGGGTGGTAACCGATGGTGTTGCCTTCGGGTGGCTCTGCGACGTCTACGTCGCGCGCGAGGTGCGTGGGCGTGGGCTCGGGGTCGCACTGTCCCGGACCGTGGCGGAAACGTTCCGGCAACTCCGGCTAAAGCGGCTCATGCTCATTACCCCCGATGCACACGATCTTTACGCCGAGGTGGGGTTCGTGCCCTTCCCGGACCCGGAGAAGCTGATGGTGCTGGGACCCGCCGGCCATTGA